The DNA region acaaaatttattttgttattttagatTGGCAGTCAATGTAAAGCCATAAATTACAAACAGTGAATTtagcaaataatttttattgtgattgCTTTTATTTACTTGAATTGAGAATAATgcaattagattaaaatattttaaatattgtttaatattccagttcaataaaattttatccgtaatattttgatacaatattatagctaaataaattgcacaattttgtaaatatctttaaaataacaatatagcaaatatttttacaataaaaatcttttttgtttagaaaaataatacataatataaaatgtaaaatatatgttataataatatatattatttgaatttatattttctgttaaaaatttttaggggaggattttttaatttctcttatttattaaataattaattattttatacttatttttaaatatcaatgatCAAATATTTCCATAGGTACTGGTTACTTTGgcgtataaattttagattgtgTTTGTTCattgcaattaaatttatattataatttagtcatTTCCATAATAATAGACCTATGCAAcgccgttttatttttattgcaatttttaaaaatcttaattaaaggtttgaattgtttattatgttttaagcatgtttttataaattgagtgTTTTTGCATACAGGAAAGATGTTTCTCTGGTACAATGTGTTCTCCTTAATTCTCCAAATATCAACTGTAGCAGGAGCGACTAATTAAcgaatatttaacgttttaatttaacgGACATTTTATGTCaacttatatataaagaaCTTTAAGtcattaaaatgatttcatcatttttaatattaaatctaaatggtagatatttatttattccatgatttaaaatatttcttctcttatataattaaaatatttctatttcaaattaacactacaattaaatttacattaaatatcgaaaaaaaagtttcaaaaactttcataagaaaaaacaatttgatatatcacatattatatatttatattattattaaatctgcCAAAGGTCAGTTTTCGTCAGAGATATCAATAGATTTGTAACAATccatctttaaaaaaatgagtttttgATACTTACGTcagtttttttctatttggactggaaatacttttaattgttaaaactacacttcaataatatattatattgttgacaaaaaaatattattaaggcataattttatccatcaaacatttaaattgaattctgTGTTTGTTGTGTTTgcaacaatcaattttattgtcattaattaaattaattattttgttgtttaaaattgaagatttgtaacaaaaaagaaaacggAGTTTCATAGAAATGGCAAATttgtatcttatttttttaaattaacccgATTTAAAACATCATCTTTATCTTGCAATACATTCATctcgaataaaaatttttatatttaggatttttttctcttttttatttacgtctttttatactatatgtgtaattttcaatataaatacatgTACAAAGATATATGATGgtcttttgtttaaataatgtaattccTGGACcgtttttcatttgaaatttacttattgttatattgtttaaaaatcccGACACACACTCCCGTTTGAATACATTTCAGTTtgttaaacacaaataaaattatttgaatgaatCTTTCACCGAAATTGGCatgattcaattatatttataccgTTTGAACCTTCAgggattcaattattttaaaagacgaGACGACAAAATCCATTTGAATTGTATAAACGAAAACAATGACCCAGATTTTGTTGCAACACTTCGTACAAGCGAGCCATAAAATTTTCCTGGACATTTCATAATGCAATTAAACTGCCGATGAGATCCCAAACGACTGCAGACCGTTTCTGGAAATATGAAATCTCATCCGGACCAGATTTTTAACGTCgcaactttccataaaattcaATCTCGCGCTTAACTAATGACAATGAAATTAGGAAACTTCGAAACGTTTGATTTCGAAAAAATCGCTGCGCGGAAACTTTTTTACTGTGAAGTAATCGCTTCCGCATAATTCTGGGTAGAAAccgcttttttaatattcatctcAAACGCCCCAATATTAATCTGCAACGGGTAAATACGCAAATAAACGAGGGATATTTCCACGATTTAGCGCAAATATTTGGCGtgtgttaataattacactaagaaaaaaatgtaaacatatttttttggttattaaaaataagctcACTCAAATTGCGTACTATTTTTTGAATGTACCAAAACGAAAACTTGAATAACAATGCACGTTTTAATCCCAATTCCGTGAAACCCGaacgaaaaatatttgtggaaCAAGCCGGTGTTCTTGGGCAACGAAatcatttaatacatattaagcACATAACTTTAATTTCACCTGCATCTGGTTTTTAAGAGCGTTCGAAATATTTCCCCTCCTGTTTTTTCCCTCGCTGAACGGAAAGCCTGTCCTGAATTTGAATTAAGCCCGTTTCCATTCAGAATCAACTGTTATGATGGATATTTGCATTTTACAAGTGGAACGATTAGCCGATGACTGTAGCCTTTAAACGcgaaagtaaaattttcaggTCCCTGTAAATTGCTCGctttctgtttttttattaccgTCGAGTTATTGATGAAGTTTCTCTTTTTTCCGCTCGTTATTTTCGTTCGGGCACGCCGTaacatacataatttgtttaaagcgATTATTTGCGACAATTGCGCACGCACTTCAGACAACAGACAACAAAGGTGAATAATCAagtgaaaaataaacacatcACTCTAATTATTCCTGTTTAACGTCCTTTAAGCCCGTGGCACAACACAGCGAACAACGGCCATTCTTCCTGTTTGTCCCGTTCAAAATCAACTCTGACTGATTAACAATCAACTTGTGCCGCTTTTGTTAATTGTTCGGCTTGGCTACCTGCAGGACACAACTATTTGCAATTAGTTGTCCAGATGCACACAACGCCCCGAGCCCTTTTGTTTCGACGCGGATGTTTCGCAAGTTTGTCTCTTCTGCGACTGAAGTCCACCGGCCTCGGGGAAACACTCGGATTAAATACTCTGGCCAGTCTGTAATTTGTAAACGAAGTAAATTCTCTTGCACAAAGTATCTGtttgttttttgtaatttatgcacttgaaaaaaaacttaatgtgAAACTGAGATTTTATAATCATTGAATTAAATGGTAAAAGGGTCGTACATAagtcaacattatttttattgttttgggTTGTTAAGTCATTCACACAAAGGGGCATATAAATCAAGGGGTATTCAATGCCAAATCGACCACTTTGAACTCGACTCTTTTGCGTTTCgctgaaattattttgtgttttattattgtcgGATATCCAGGGTAATAAtacgttaataattttttgataaatcggTAAAAACACGTTTTTCAACGTATGCATTTttgatacaaaattaatatatttttcatattcacCATaccaaattaatcaaaaatgtataagagaattgcttttatattttggttGTGAACTAGTGTTATACATAGATAAAATActtgttttaattagtaaacataaatagaaggaaaaacataaaaataattggcaagataaataaaaaaatagtaattttttatttattaaaaaatgaattacataTTTGTTACCAGTGGCATattgtaacaaatatataatgatgTCACAAAATTTcacgaaattaataaaacaaaataagctaaactaaaaaaaattaaatattaactgctattttttttccaattagtAATTACTTCCTCCTGGTTTTACGATTAGCTTTCACCTTCTTTGGCATACTCAAAATTAGTGAacgaataaattcttgattcATACGTCGAATTCATTTCTAAGATCATTAGAAAGctcctttaaaatataaagctggTGGTTTcgagtttaaatttgttttcgtTCTATGCGTGTTCAATTGAATAGCAGCTTGGTGAAGGCGGGGTCCACTGTAACTGagtaatatgataattttataacgtcAAATTTATGTCTCGTGTTACCGTCTACAAAAACGAAATCTTCTTCCGAAATTCTTGAgcaaatgaatattaattgatttaattaccaTATCGTGATATCGTCGAGTATTCATAGTTTCTCGgttaaatataagtaatttcGTGAATGTCTCTAAAGAAATTTCACTCCACACTGTTACGGAACATTGAAAAGCAACGGTTAGGGCATATTTTGCTCATGATGTCTCTTAGTATGTTCACGTCATGTGCAAATACGGCTATCCGAGTAATATAATGTGTACCCAGACTCATCTGTGAACAAATAATTACCCCATTCAATTGCAGTGCACGGGCGATGATAGTTGGCCCATGGTCAACGGGCAACCTGATGCTCTCTCTTTATCGGTAACGTCATCTAGCTCTAAGACCAACTTGATGCAAACTTCATTTGAGGGTAGACGGACTTGGTCATTCTAACACCTTCACGAAGCTTGGATGTAGACAATATGCGATTTCATCTAGCAGAAATAATCATGAAACTGTCCTCTCTTCAATTCCGACTTACTACAGTTTGtgatatattatatgtttgcattatttattattgacaaaattaaattatagaagCAAAATTTTCAGAAGCAAATcttctttgaaatattttatgaagctAAACAGAAAACAAACAGAAGACAAAATGCGTTATTTAGTTAGGTTtggaaatgaaaattatacaaaaaattaagtttctattaaatatataaaaagtaaaataataataaagtaactgACCATCGAGAGTTgcaaatataataagtaacattattggtcaaaataaaacatattatatgtctatatatatgtaatatgtctaaatctatttaatttatgaacttCAAATAAACCACTTCGGAAGACGCACActgcatataaaaatatcaacgtaatttgaataattcttatttttttatgttgactaaaaatatttgaaagataGGATGGaaacgtttttaatattcaaaatttaaggttaggttcaaaagtttttacagatttcttatttattacatattgtaGTTTAACTTGTCACTTAGACGTTCGAGTTAAGCATTTCTGACAGCATTCTGTTACATGTGCCACAGATCGAATAAAACGTCAAGAAGCACAAAATGGTTTTGTTGGAAAACGAAGCATTCCTTTCGGAACTAACGAAGTTGTTTCAAGAAGCCAGACAGGATGGATCGGTGTCAATGACATTCAAAAGGTATGACGGCAACAATAAACCGAAACCGAGAGAAGGAAGGCCGCCACTTCCTGAACCGCAGGAAAACATGTGTTTGGTCAGGGCCAAGTTTCGTTCCAAGAAAATTTCCACAGTGCTCCACCACAGGGACATTAACAAGTTCCAAGTTGCCTACAGTACTCTGTTGAAAGGCAATTTGGATGGACTTAAgaaaaagcttaaaaaatctaaaaccgACAAGAAACAAGAGTGAGAGTgagaagaatttttatatattcaaaagttaattaaaaacttaagtgtaaaatagattcaataaaataactactttttgtatttacgtatattttttaacacaatttgATATTACTTTGAAAGATTCAAAGCATTCCATTGTGAAATGTCAGAATCTGTAGCAAACTACAAACATCAGAGATATTTGGAAACATTAAGCAGCGACGTGTATGTAATTAAAGGAAGTATTTTGATAAGGCATACTTTTCGtggcaataatttattacataatgaGAAAATTCCATACTTTGCAAAGGGAAAATTTACCCGCATACGcgactaaatataatttaaactagcACAGtatcttgtttaaaatatatttaataatcttagAGATGTAATACTAGGTAccggaaaaatttatttaagtttttaacgtttaattttaaaataaaataatcttctttaaattaacatttataaatataaatataaaagtatcatcattataattaataattttttactaacgATCAACAGGCTAATTCATGCCatcagaagaaataaaaattctgtcATCTTGGAACTGAAGAGGTCAATTTCTGTATCGACGAcctttttagaattaaatcgtttgtgtaaaaaattgaactataacaaagataaataatataatatataatatctgGACTCTATGGTGGATGAGGTAGAATATTGAACCTTTTGAAGCTATATTTGGATCTCCAATGTGACGTGTAGCCTTGCGTTGTGATGAAGAAACAGGCGTTGTTGATAAATAAAGTCTTCTTTGAAGTTTTTCatgaattaatcaatttacgaACAGACTGGTGCATTCATCCAGGTCTTCTTTCTTAGGTTCATACTTTCCTCGTACTGTTCCATCAAGTTTACTAGTTTCAACCAATTGTCTAGGCCCGAGAATTGTTGGGTTTGTTAGCATGTAATTATACGAGGAATAAAAGgctaatttaacattaaacgttaaaatatgttataaaaattcgttcaattaattcataaaacaaaaaatcaaattacttttcccgtaccaattattttacttaaattttcttttttgaattCAAACATACAAACGTATGTtggtaataatttgttaatttaatcaaaaatctttgcttatatacaaaatacttcaaaaatatctgTCAACAATGAATGttcttttacattaaaatgtacCTCTAACAAAGTTAATATTGTGCATCCAATTAAAGTTTCCCAAATGCTCTTTTGttgtttgatttattacataatgaGAAAATTCCTTAACATCCAATGTTCCTTGTACGACTAAATATgagcataaaatttaaaatataaatatacaattcctttaaattttcttttaagaaattattaaatctttcaaTAAGATTCGTCTCTGAAATCTGGAAAACGGAAGCACAAGCCGAGTGAAATAGAACTCGACAAAAAATACGATTCATCTCCCCCTACTGAAAGGATAACCCCCTTCAACAAGATCCATCCACCCACTGACTTAATACAATATGCAGTTTTTAGTTAATTGAAGAATACACAttccaaaaattattcttGTTGGTTTTACAAAATAGTACGCATGCATAAGTGAAaggctatatatatatatatatatatatatatatatatatatatatatatatacattttccaACTTGATTAAATCGTGAAAGTGTTTTTCGTCGACCCGGAATTCGATTAATGTCGTTGACAAAGGCCCTTGACTAATTGATGGAAGGTGTTTACAAGCGAAAGGAACACATGTAATTGTAAGAAACGTAATAGTGCCCGTTTTTTCCAAAGGAACATCATTACGAAACCGGGTGATTTATTATTTCGCTCTGGGGTTGCGCCGAATATGGtccgaaataaaaaagttatatatctTGGGGCCGTGACAAGTggaaactgtttattttcttattgaatTCGAGATAAACGATTTATCCAGAACTCATTAGTCGAAACAATTAATGATTTCATATTTTCCCGGTCTGATAAATAGTTCGCAGCCGATAAATTCCTGTACAATCTGCAGCGGGttctaattaatcaatataattacattCAGGAACGGATTAAcgtgaaattttatgaaaatgtacATCGGCCGGTGTGACTGTTCGTGTGCCCATTCGGAAAATGTTAAGCATGTAAAAAAATCCGGGCGTCGCGCATATCAGCGAAATGATGAGTGAAAATTTATACGCCGTAATAAACGCTcatatcataaaaatgtaaatgacgTCAAATTGTTTACCGCCAGCCACGAAAATCACAAGTGAGACTGCTTTTTTACGATTTTTTCCGATGGTGCTTATGCTGTAGGCGTAAAACGGCCATTATTGCGAAAACGGCTATTTTGTTGCAATGTTACGACGAATTATGTTTTGGCATTTGTAcggttttactttttttctcGTACTTGTAAATTCATGTCTGCGATGTTTTATGAGTTGTGTGAAACTGTCAAAATTCTTAATGGCAACATTCCATATTATTTACAGATGTTTCATTGATAAAGTttatgtttaatgtttaagaattattaatacttttcaattcattttaatatatctctACTTGGTGTACCTAAATATGTGGGTTCCAGAATTTGTAAATGAACTTGAAGAGTTTTGTATttagtagtggccataattatagcaacttttatttttaaaggttaTTTGTTATGcatattttgtgtaataacctttttgttttaatacttCAGGGCATCTTCGTAGCATagattcaaataatttgataatataagaCATATCTATTGCTCGTGAAGATATGACCTCAAAAGACGAAAATCCTAAAATTTCCATGAATCTATTAGttgaaatagtaataataacgaTGTTCcattgtcaaaaatttttaaattaaaaaatttatttacacatttaataaaatacttcaaaattattttattcaaaaatgaacttGGATCGTTTTGAGGCATGTGTTGTGCTCTATAGTCTAATATCTGTATTCTTCCAAGACGCTTGAGACGCCATGAAGAGTTTACTTGGATATGAATAGATTTTatgtcttattttatattattgagaTCTGGAGATTCTGCTGGCTAaggcaaaatatttatgttctgTTCTCACAACCAGACTTTCGTAGTGATATCGTTTCCCCCTTACGAAAGCTTTAACATAAGAAGGACGATTCACTTTTATACAAGTTGAACTTGGATTCGTCACGTTTCCACTCTTCCTCGGTCAAATTGGcctttacattttttggaCTGATATTAGTCAAGTCTATTACGTCCAGATTGGCTTTGATACGAGTGACCCTTAAAACGGATTGTTTTTAGCCATGTGAATTATGCATTTTTCCATAGGTCTTCCGTACTCGTCCAGAATTTTTAGTAGCTTCCACccagtaattttatactttttgataaattttgatttatgtaaACGTAAACTTTTGACATTATCCacttgtttttcattctcctcgaaacgctgaattataatttttcttcaaagAACCGTCCATTttcaaaagattaaaaaaaacttgcTTAATGCTTCTGTGTTCActaccaattaaaatattaattattaaatatgacgaCTTGCAagtgaaataacaaaatttaaatgtttacttGGTATATCTATGGTCATCActatattttttctcaaaGAATCTCCCCCTAACGAGATATGGGTAAGATGTTAAAAGTTGGTTTTTCAGCATTTGGTAATATTTAGTATCATGGATATAGAActgtttgaaatatatattctatacacatttaacatttttggtttatcataaacaaaatatttttaatgttatttacttTGTAAGATCTTGTTTTTGGAGgcataacaatatattttcttaaaatagcaGCAGTTCAACCAGAACTGACATTAACTTTGTTTTTTCAAAtagagttatttaaatattttattatttttaaaattctggaTTCGGAGTATTTTGAATCATTTTCATAACTTGAtttgtttttgagatatttaattaaaatatctgtattatcgacaattgtaattttgaaaaactaatttttcgtATACACGTTAACAAAAAAGTAAGTATAgagtaaatattaagtatagaGTGTATTTTCGTACATTTATTTCCCTTTTCCAgtgtaaataatacaaaatagtaaaaaaattattcgactgatgtgttttatttaagtgCTTTAGATggtcttaaatttattgtttgtttttgtgatgttgtagatattttttgcaaaatatttaaaccattAAGGAGGAATTCTGGTCTAGAGGCAagtcacaataataaaaagacaaataatatttttactatttattattttacaagacatttataaataatcagaaaataattaaaagaagtaaataaattaaaaattgaaaaagataAAGGCTGACGAAGTGGGGGTCCCATAAAACTGGcgtctgaaataaaaaaaaaataaaaaaatgattaagcTAGAGTAATGCTGCTACGtactaaagtaaaaatatgttgaaaaaatatttttttcgttaAATTTCGGCTGTctgaaaaaatgataaatttttgtaccatttttttttacttttcagaattttttaaaaatagtaaaaattgaaaattgatattaaacttatttcaaTAGACG from Aethina tumida isolate Nest 87 chromosome 1, icAetTumi1.1, whole genome shotgun sequence includes:
- the LOC109597974 gene encoding signal recognition particle 14 kDa protein-like, with translation MVLLENEAFLSELTKLFQEARQDGSVSMTFKRYDGNNKPKPREGRPPLPEPQENMCLVRAKFRSKKISTVLHHRDINKFQVAYSTLLKGNLDGLKKKLKKSKTDKKQE